The Kordia sp. SMS9 genome window below encodes:
- a CDS encoding PAS domain S-box protein yields MSQEEIDILQRALQREKAARRAAEKILEDKSRELYVLSEELKVSNAKLEASVSEKTSQLAGVFENIIDAYLVMDLKGNALRMNDAASELFGYDISKEALNVNNLIYPEDATYAFESFGQLIEKGRFSNYTARIVRKNKEIRWVQINASLIYDGQNRPIAAQGIIRDITDQKEFDDKLIESENRLSSLILNLDSAILLEDEDRKIILTNEKFCNIFKIPVAPEFLKGQDCSNAAEQSKNLFKNPEVFIETINHILTAKQQVIGKELVMTDGTILELDFMPILQGDIYKGHLWTYRNVTLKRQYSKSLEAQKEKYSSIIANMNLGLVEVDNDDNILMVNQSFCEMSGYHEEELIGQVGGILFPIAADQYIITEENKKRMDGKSNSYEIIATTKGGQMRNWLISGAPNYNLQGEVIGSIGIHLDITELKNLEKQKEEILKQLEKSNKELYEYAHIVSHDLKSPLRSIDALISWIKSDNEGKLDMETLQNFGMIESTLETMERLISDILEYSSAGSETNKSEAVNLNKTMEDLDRLLFVPEHISVNVLKKMPTLKGDPTKFQQLFQNLMSNAIKFCDKDNGIVEVDFVEEPSFFQFSVRDNGIGIEKKFHDRIFKIFHSLNKSKDSTGIGLSIVKKIVDLYEGNIWLESEPGEGTTFFFTIKK; encoded by the coding sequence ATGAGTCAGGAAGAAATAGACATACTACAACGCGCTTTACAACGTGAAAAGGCTGCCCGCCGCGCCGCCGAGAAAATTCTGGAAGATAAATCGAGAGAATTATACGTTTTATCAGAAGAATTAAAAGTCTCGAATGCCAAACTAGAAGCATCTGTTAGTGAGAAAACCTCTCAATTAGCAGGTGTTTTTGAGAATATAATAGATGCGTATTTAGTGATGGATTTGAAGGGAAATGCATTGCGAATGAACGATGCAGCTTCCGAACTTTTTGGCTATGATATTTCCAAAGAAGCGTTGAACGTCAACAATTTAATTTATCCTGAAGATGCAACCTATGCTTTTGAATCGTTTGGTCAATTGATTGAAAAAGGACGATTTTCCAATTACACAGCACGCATTGTGCGAAAAAATAAAGAAATACGTTGGGTGCAAATTAATGCCAGTTTGATTTATGACGGACAAAACCGCCCTATTGCAGCACAGGGAATTATTCGTGATATCACCGATCAAAAAGAATTTGACGACAAACTGATTGAATCTGAAAATAGATTATCAAGCTTAATTCTCAATTTAGACAGTGCTATTTTATTGGAAGATGAAGATCGAAAAATCATATTGACCAATGAAAAGTTTTGCAATATTTTCAAAATTCCTGTGGCGCCTGAATTTCTAAAAGGACAAGACTGTTCTAATGCTGCGGAACAAAGTAAAAATTTATTCAAAAACCCGGAGGTCTTTATTGAAACCATCAACCACATTTTAACAGCGAAACAACAAGTTATTGGAAAGGAACTTGTGATGACAGATGGCACGATTTTAGAGCTAGATTTTATGCCAATTTTACAAGGCGACATTTACAAAGGACATTTGTGGACGTATAGAAATGTAACGCTAAAAAGGCAGTATAGCAAGAGTTTAGAAGCACAAAAGGAAAAATATAGCAGCATTATTGCCAACATGAATCTCGGTTTGGTGGAGGTTGATAATGATGATAACATTTTGATGGTGAACCAAAGTTTCTGTGAAATGTCCGGTTATCATGAAGAAGAATTGATTGGACAAGTTGGTGGAATATTATTTCCAATTGCGGCAGATCAATATATTATTACGGAAGAGAACAAAAAACGGATGGACGGCAAATCAAATTCGTATGAAATTATTGCAACCACTAAAGGTGGGCAAATGCGAAATTGGTTGATAAGTGGTGCGCCCAACTACAACTTGCAAGGCGAAGTTATCGGTTCTATCGGGATTCATTTAGACATTACCGAACTTAAAAATCTGGAAAAACAAAAAGAAGAAATCTTAAAACAACTCGAAAAAAGTAACAAAGAATTATACGAATACGCACACATTGTGTCGCACGATTTAAAATCGCCACTGCGTAGTATTGATGCATTGATTTCTTGGATAAAATCAGACAATGAAGGGAAACTTGATATGGAAACCTTGCAAAATTTTGGCATGATTGAAAGTACGCTTGAAACCATGGAGCGACTGATTTCTGACATTTTAGAATACTCGAGTGCTGGTTCGGAGACTAACAAATCAGAAGCAGTAAATCTCAACAAAACGATGGAAGATTTAGATCGTTTGTTATTTGTGCCAGAGCATATTTCTGTAAATGTGTTAAAAAAAATGCCTACCTTAAAAGGTGATCCTACCAAATTTCAACAACTGTTTCAAAACCTGATGAGCAACGCTATTAAATTTTGTGACAAAGACAACGGAATCGTAGAAGTCGATTTTGTAGAAGAACCTTCGTTTTTTCAATTTTCAGTGCGTGACAATGGCATTGGGATTGAAAAAAAGTTCCACGATCGTATTTTTAAAATCTTTCACTCGCTCAACAAAAGCAAAGATTCTACAGGAATAGGCTTGTCGATTGTGAAAAAAATTGTGGATCTATACGAAGGAAATATTTGGCTGGAAAGCGAACCAGGAGAAGGAACAACATTCTTCTTCACAATAAAAAAATAA
- a CDS encoding heme NO-binding domain-containing protein, whose product MKGIIFTEFLDLVEDKFGLEMVDTIISQSKLESEGVYTAIGTYRFSEMLQLIQNLSKHTEISVDHLLLTYGEHFFSIIEDSYPGLLATYNDPIEMLSSIENHIHVEVRKIYPEAELPTFIVEEKTANSLIMIYKSSRAMHHFGLGLMNKTFEHFNSSAEIILEKIKEDGTEVKFIIKKNE is encoded by the coding sequence ATGAAAGGAATTATCTTTACAGAATTTTTAGATTTGGTTGAAGATAAGTTTGGACTAGAAATGGTAGATACAATCATTTCACAATCTAAACTTGAATCTGAAGGCGTGTATACCGCCATTGGAACCTACCGCTTTTCAGAAATGTTGCAGTTGATTCAAAACTTGAGCAAACACACAGAAATTTCTGTAGATCATTTGCTACTTACGTATGGCGAACATTTTTTTAGCATTATTGAAGACAGTTACCCCGGACTGTTAGCCACGTACAACGATCCTATTGAAATGCTATCTTCTATTGAAAATCATATTCATGTAGAAGTTCGCAAAATTTATCCTGAAGCTGAATTGCCCACATTTATCGTGGAAGAAAAAACGGCAAACTCATTAATCATGATCTACAAATCGAGCAGAGCCATGCACCATTTTGGATTGGGTTTAATGAACAAAACCTTTGAACACTTCAACAGTTCTGCCGAAATTATACTAGAAAAAATAAAGGAAGACGGAACCGAAGTAAAGTTTATCATTAAAAAGAATGAATGA
- a CDS encoding response regulator: MKNTLNVLLIEDNMIEIMKMNRTVSLLETKHAITEAKNAEEALAILETKENLPDIILLDLNMPKINGIEFLSILKNDPDLRHIPTIILTTSDNRKDILECYRIGISGYILKPLKYEEYVSKIEIALSYWSINELKSA; the protein is encoded by the coding sequence ATGAAAAACACATTAAACGTATTATTAATCGAGGATAACATGATTGAAATCATGAAGATGAATCGGACCGTTTCTTTGTTGGAAACCAAGCACGCAATCACGGAAGCAAAAAATGCAGAAGAAGCGTTGGCAATTTTAGAAACGAAAGAAAATTTACCCGATATTATTTTACTTGATTTAAATATGCCGAAAATAAACGGAATTGAATTTTTAAGCATTTTAAAAAATGATCCCGATTTGCGACATATTCCCACCATTATTTTAACAACCTCAGACAATAGAAAAGATATTTTGGAATGTTACCGCATTGGAATTTCTGGCTACATTTTAAAACCCTTAAAATATGAAGAGTACGTTTCTAAAATAGAAATTGCACTTTCGTATTGGTCCATTAACGAATTGAAAAGTGCCTAA
- a CDS encoding carboxymuconolactone decarboxylase family protein has protein sequence MPLVTPLNPDHDLETKELAEFFNETLGFCPNSVLTMQRRPAISKAFINLNKAVMANEGRVTSALKRMIAWVSSNATGCRYCQAHAIRAAERYGAEQEQLDNIWEYKTHPAFSDAERAALDFSLAASIIPNAVTEDIKAELYKYWNEGEIVEMLGVISLFGYLNRWNDSMGTSIEEGAVESGNQYLGKHGWEKGKHI, from the coding sequence ATGCCATTAGTAACGCCACTAAATCCAGATCATGATTTGGAAACGAAAGAATTAGCCGAATTTTTCAACGAAACGCTCGGATTTTGCCCAAATTCTGTACTGACGATGCAGCGCAGACCTGCCATTTCGAAAGCATTTATCAATCTAAATAAAGCTGTGATGGCAAATGAAGGGCGCGTAACGTCTGCTTTGAAACGTATGATTGCTTGGGTAAGTAGTAATGCTACAGGATGTCGTTATTGTCAAGCGCACGCTATCAGAGCTGCGGAACGTTACGGAGCAGAACAAGAACAGTTAGACAATATTTGGGAATATAAAACACATCCTGCGTTTTCAGATGCGGAACGTGCTGCATTAGATTTTTCGTTGGCAGCGTCTATCATTCCAAATGCGGTAACTGAAGATATTAAAGCTGAATTATACAAATACTGGAATGAAGGCGAAATTGTAGAAATGTTAGGTGTTATTTCCTTATTCGGTTATTTGAATCGTTGGAATGATAGTATGGGAACTTCTATTGAAGAAGGCGCCGTAGAAAGCGGAAACCAATATTTAGGAAAACACGGTTGGGAAAAAGGGAAACATATATAA
- a CDS encoding OsmC family protein produces the protein MAHKITTQWKGNMLFESDNPTGQTVLMDTSPENGGNNEGLGPKAMMLSSLAGCSGLDVVSILNKMKVSVADFKMEVAGELTDEHPKYYHTVTLDYHFYGNDLDQKKIQRAVDLSVETYCGVMEMFRRFAKVETNTYFHSS, from the coding sequence ATGGCACATAAAATCACTACACAATGGAAAGGTAATATGTTATTTGAATCTGACAATCCTACAGGACAAACCGTATTGATGGATACATCGCCTGAAAATGGAGGAAACAATGAAGGTTTAGGTCCAAAAGCCATGATGTTATCGTCATTGGCAGGTTGTTCAGGTTTGGATGTGGTTTCCATTCTCAACAAAATGAAAGTATCAGTAGCTGATTTTAAAATGGAAGTTGCTGGTGAACTTACGGACGAACATCCAAAATATTACCATACTGTCACCTTAGATTATCACTTTTACGGGAATGATTTAGATCAAAAAAAGATTCAACGCGCGGTTGATTTATCGGTAGAAACCTATTGCGGTGTGATGGAAATGTTCCGTCGTTTTGCAAAAGTGGAAACCAATACGTATTTTCACAGTTCTTAA
- the recJ gene encoding single-stranded-DNA-specific exonuclease RecJ — MRWTLKPKPETQKIQHLVNVLQVDETVATLLLQRGIESYEDAKNFFRPSIEHIHDPFLMKDMDVAVARIDNAIADGENILIYGDYDVDGTTSVALVSSYLKTIYPNIATYIPDRYEEGYGVSFMGIDFASDNDISLIITLDCGIKAIEKVAYATEKGIDMIICDHHRPGTELPKAVAILDPKREDCQYPYDELCGCGVGFKLIQAIGSKRGQTITDLFPYLDLVATAIAADIVPLTGENRTLAYFGMQVINSAPRAGIKAIISQLKKDELTITDVVFVVAPRINAAGRISHGLHAVELLTENDLEVAKQYAASIETFNSERRTLDQEITQEAFQQIEKLKEQERFSTVVYDENWHKGVIGIVASRLIETYYRPTLVFTKSGDKLAASARSVTGFDVYNALEQCKEHIIQFGGHKYAAGLTLKEENYQAFKDAFEEVVKNTIDKKLLTPEILIDKEIKLQEITPRFYRILKQFAPFGPKNMSPVFMSTHLQDTGWAKCVGSEKTHIKLTALQRNSPRIDGIGFNLGEKLSKVKGKKPFDAVYSIDENTWNGETKLQLRLRDIR; from the coding sequence ATGCGCTGGACACTAAAACCAAAACCAGAAACACAAAAAATTCAACACTTAGTAAACGTGTTGCAAGTTGACGAAACTGTAGCAACCTTGCTATTGCAACGCGGCATTGAAAGCTATGAAGATGCCAAAAACTTTTTTCGCCCTTCTATAGAACACATTCACGATCCGTTTTTGATGAAAGATATGGACGTCGCTGTGGCGCGAATTGACAACGCCATAGCTGACGGCGAAAATATACTAATATATGGCGATTATGATGTGGATGGAACTACTTCTGTAGCATTGGTTTCTTCCTATCTAAAAACAATTTATCCTAATATTGCCACCTATATTCCTGATCGGTATGAGGAAGGTTATGGCGTGTCGTTCATGGGAATTGATTTTGCATCCGACAATGATATTTCGCTTATTATTACACTTGATTGCGGCATCAAAGCGATTGAAAAAGTAGCGTATGCCACTGAAAAAGGCATTGATATGATCATCTGCGATCACCACCGACCTGGAACTGAATTGCCAAAAGCCGTTGCAATTTTAGATCCAAAACGGGAAGATTGCCAGTATCCGTATGACGAATTGTGCGGTTGTGGCGTAGGTTTTAAATTGATTCAAGCCATAGGCTCAAAAAGAGGACAAACAATAACAGATTTATTTCCGTACTTGGATTTGGTAGCCACCGCAATTGCAGCAGATATTGTGCCGCTCACAGGCGAAAATAGAACCTTGGCATATTTTGGAATGCAAGTGATCAACTCGGCGCCAAGAGCAGGAATTAAAGCAATCATCAGTCAATTAAAAAAGGACGAATTAACGATTACGGATGTGGTTTTTGTGGTGGCACCACGCATCAACGCCGCAGGAAGGATCAGTCATGGTTTGCATGCGGTAGAGTTGTTAACGGAGAACGATCTGGAAGTTGCCAAACAATACGCTGCGTCCATTGAAACGTTCAATTCGGAACGACGCACATTGGATCAAGAAATTACCCAAGAAGCCTTTCAACAAATAGAGAAATTAAAAGAGCAAGAACGTTTTTCCACAGTAGTGTACGATGAAAATTGGCACAAAGGTGTCATCGGAATTGTAGCTTCGCGCTTGATTGAAACTTATTACAGACCAACCTTAGTCTTCACAAAAAGTGGTGACAAACTTGCTGCTTCTGCCCGATCGGTAACAGGTTTTGATGTGTACAATGCGTTGGAACAATGCAAAGAACATATCATTCAGTTTGGCGGACACAAATATGCAGCAGGATTAACGTTGAAAGAAGAAAACTATCAAGCGTTTAAAGATGCGTTTGAAGAAGTCGTCAAAAATACAATCGACAAGAAATTATTGACACCTGAAATCTTGATCGATAAAGAAATCAAACTTCAAGAAATCACACCAAGATTCTACCGAATTCTAAAACAATTTGCGCCATTTGGGCCAAAAAATATGAGTCCTGTTTTTATGAGTACGCACTTGCAAGACACAGGTTGGGCAAAATGTGTCGGTTCGGAAAAAACACATATTAAACTCACGGCTTTACAACGAAACTCGCCACGAATTGATGGCATCGGATTCAATTTAGGCGAGAAACTTTCCAAAGTAAAAGGTAAAAAACCATTTGACGCTGTCTATTCTATTGACGAAAACACATGGAACGGCGAAACCAAATTACAACTGCGACTGCGGGATATTCGGTAG
- a CDS encoding glycoside hydrolase family 97 protein, whose amino-acid sequence MKTFLKTLLLVGIFCFFSCAKEVKIATIASPDKNLNVDFFLSDDGTAHYKISHKTTTVIDSSALGFDLKNVPSLDDNFKIVKTTTNSVNETWNMPWGEQETVRNHYNELTIELQENDSLQRKLNIVFKVYDDGIGFRYEFPKQEHLNDVLITDENTQFQLTGDHTAWWIPGDWDIYEHLYTTSKVSKIDALSKANHGSLAQTYIPENAVNTPVTMRSKDGLHISIHEAALIDYSGMTLKVDTENLTLQSELVGSRRVDYKVKRSTPFTTPWRTIQIAEKATELIDSKLIVNLNEPSKLDDVSWFTPMKYTGIWWEMHLGKSSWDKAAGKHGATTENAKAFIDFSAKNNIKGVLVEGWNTGWEHWIGFEDREGVFDFITPYDDYDLQEVVRYANEKGVEMIMHHETSAAIGTYDKQMDKAYQLMKDLGIHSVKSGYVGKIIPKGEYHHGQWMVNHYNNAAIKAAEYEVAVNAHEPIKATGLRRTYPNIISREGLRGQEFNAWAADGGNPPEHLPIVAFTRMLAGPIDYTPGIFNIKLTPYKDENQVNTTIAQQLALYVVIYSPIQMAADLIEHYEGNPALQFIRDVGVDWKQTKVLNGEVGDFVTIAREERKTGHWFLGSITDENARNLDVSLDFLAPNTTYTAIIYKDGKDAHWNDNPTEIVIETMEVTSETKLNFHLAAGGGTAISFMRK is encoded by the coding sequence ATGAAAACCTTCTTGAAAACGTTGCTACTTGTTGGAATTTTTTGCTTTTTTTCGTGTGCGAAAGAAGTAAAAATCGCAACTATTGCTTCGCCAGATAAAAACTTGAATGTCGATTTTTTCTTGTCAGATGACGGAACTGCTCATTACAAAATTTCACACAAAACCACCACCGTCATTGATTCTTCTGCCTTAGGTTTTGACTTGAAAAATGTACCTTCTTTGGATGATAATTTTAAAATTGTAAAAACGACGACAAATTCCGTAAATGAAACTTGGAATATGCCTTGGGGCGAACAGGAAACCGTGCGCAATCACTACAACGAACTCACCATTGAACTACAAGAGAACGATTCGCTACAGCGAAAATTAAACATTGTTTTTAAAGTATATGATGACGGAATTGGATTTCGATACGAATTCCCAAAACAAGAACATTTAAACGACGTGTTGATCACGGATGAAAATACACAATTTCAACTCACAGGCGATCACACTGCTTGGTGGATTCCGGGCGATTGGGACATTTATGAGCATTTATATACCACTTCAAAAGTTTCTAAAATTGACGCGTTGAGCAAAGCAAATCACGGAAGTTTGGCACAAACCTATATTCCTGAAAATGCCGTCAATACGCCAGTTACGATGCGTAGCAAAGATGGTTTGCACATCAGCATTCATGAAGCCGCACTGATTGATTATTCGGGAATGACACTGAAAGTAGACACTGAAAATTTAACGCTTCAAAGCGAATTGGTAGGTTCCAGACGTGTTGATTATAAAGTAAAACGCAGCACACCTTTTACAACGCCTTGGCGCACGATTCAAATTGCAGAAAAAGCAACGGAATTGATTGATTCCAAACTGATTGTCAACCTCAACGAACCTTCTAAATTAGACGATGTTTCTTGGTTTACGCCCATGAAATACACAGGAATTTGGTGGGAAATGCACTTAGGGAAATCGTCTTGGGACAAAGCCGCAGGAAAACACGGCGCGACTACCGAAAACGCGAAAGCTTTTATAGATTTTTCAGCTAAAAATAACATTAAAGGTGTGTTAGTAGAAGGTTGGAATACAGGTTGGGAACATTGGATCGGTTTTGAAGATCGCGAAGGTGTTTTTGACTTTATTACACCGTATGACGATTACGATTTGCAAGAAGTTGTCCGTTACGCCAATGAAAAAGGTGTGGAAATGATCATGCATCACGAAACTTCAGCAGCGATTGGCACGTATGACAAACAAATGGACAAAGCGTATCAATTGATGAAGGATTTGGGAATTCACTCGGTAAAATCGGGTTATGTAGGCAAAATTATTCCAAAAGGCGAATATCATCACGGACAATGGATGGTGAATCATTACAACAACGCAGCCATCAAAGCCGCGGAATATGAAGTTGCCGTAAACGCGCACGAACCTATCAAAGCAACTGGGTTGCGCAGAACGTATCCGAATATTATTTCCCGAGAAGGGTTGCGTGGACAAGAATTTAACGCGTGGGCAGCCGATGGTGGAAATCCTCCAGAACATTTGCCAATTGTAGCATTTACACGCATGTTGGCAGGTCCGATTGATTATACACCAGGAATTTTCAACATCAAACTCACACCGTATAAAGACGAAAATCAAGTCAATACAACCATTGCGCAACAATTGGCATTATATGTTGTCATTTACAGTCCCATTCAAATGGCGGCCGATTTGATTGAACATTACGAAGGAAATCCTGCGTTGCAATTTATCCGCGATGTGGGTGTAGATTGGAAACAAACCAAAGTCCTTAACGGAGAGGTTGGTGATTTTGTCACGATTGCTCGTGAAGAACGAAAAACTGGCCATTGGTTTTTGGGAAGTATCACAGATGAAAACGCTCGAAACCTAGATGTTTCTTTAGACTTTTTAGCGCCAAATACAACGTACACAGCTATCATTTACAAAGATGGAAAAGATGCACATTGGAATGACAATCCGACCGAAATTGTGATTGAAACCATGGAAGTGACTTCTGAAACAAAACTTAACTTCCACTTAGCTGCTGGTGGCGGAACGGCGATTAGTTTTATGAGAAAGTAA
- a CDS encoding MFS transporter has protein sequence MQKQDPYAALRFKEFNIFLLVRFFLVFGWSMQFIVIEWQVYSITKDPWSLGLIGLMEVIPAVGMALFAGHIVDQREKRTLLSTCIAFFSLISLGLFLLTSPEITENWSQNSVLYSIYALVFFGGILRSFFGPTIFSLVALIVPKKIYPNAATWSSSTWQTATILGPAFAGFTINWIGVHWSLCIIFGLVVLSFMILFLIPKKPILNPKIGEDVWESLREGINFVRNEKVILGALTLDMIAVLFGGAVALLPVFAQDILEVGPQGFGMLRAAPAVGAVLTMLTTAYIPITKNAGKKLLAAIFGFGVCIIVFGLSNIFWISLVALFFSGLVDGVSMVIRQTILQLRTPDEMRGRVASVNSIFVGSSNELGAFESGLTAKLMGTVTAVIFGGTMTLITVFATGYFNPSLRELDLTEDIKRQSETS, from the coding sequence GTGCAAAAACAAGATCCTTACGCAGCCTTACGATTCAAAGAATTCAATATATTTTTATTAGTCCGATTCTTTTTAGTATTTGGTTGGTCCATGCAGTTTATTGTGATTGAATGGCAAGTATATTCCATCACCAAAGATCCATGGTCGTTAGGATTGATCGGATTGATGGAAGTCATTCCTGCTGTTGGAATGGCGTTGTTTGCAGGACACATTGTGGATCAGCGAGAAAAACGTACTTTATTATCAACATGTATTGCTTTTTTCTCTTTAATTAGTTTGGGATTGTTTTTGTTGACGTCTCCAGAAATCACTGAAAATTGGTCACAAAATTCTGTTTTGTATTCTATTTATGCATTGGTCTTTTTCGGAGGAATTCTACGTTCCTTTTTTGGTCCAACCATCTTTTCATTGGTTGCGTTAATCGTTCCCAAAAAAATATATCCAAATGCAGCAACTTGGAGTAGTTCTACTTGGCAAACCGCTACAATTTTAGGTCCCGCTTTCGCTGGATTTACCATTAACTGGATTGGCGTGCATTGGTCGTTGTGTATCATTTTTGGATTGGTCGTGTTGTCATTTATGATTCTTTTCTTGATTCCTAAAAAACCAATTCTGAATCCTAAAATTGGCGAAGATGTTTGGGAAAGTTTGCGCGAAGGCATCAATTTTGTACGTAACGAAAAAGTAATTTTGGGCGCGCTTACGCTAGATATGATCGCGGTGTTATTTGGTGGTGCGGTTGCTTTATTGCCCGTTTTCGCACAAGATATTTTGGAAGTCGGACCGCAAGGTTTTGGCATGTTGCGTGCGGCACCAGCCGTTGGAGCTGTCTTAACAATGTTGACTACTGCGTACATTCCGATTACCAAAAACGCAGGTAAAAAGTTATTGGCTGCCATCTTCGGATTTGGAGTTTGTATCATTGTTTTTGGCTTGTCTAATATATTTTGGATTTCGTTAGTTGCCTTATTCTTCAGTGGTTTGGTCGATGGAGTTTCTATGGTGATTCGTCAAACCATTTTACAATTGCGTACGCCTGATGAAATGCGCGGTCGTGTAGCCTCTGTGAACTCAATATTTGTTGGTTCGTCTAACGAATTGGGCGCGTTTGAAAGTGGATTAACTGCAAAGTTGATGGGAACAGTTACGGCCGTTATTTTTGGTGGAACGATGACGTTGATTACTGTTTTTGCGACAGGTTATTTTAATCCTTCATTGCGTGAATTAGATTTGACCGAAGACATCAAACGGCAATCGGAAACATCTTGA